The following coding sequences are from one Salinicoccus sp. Bachu38 window:
- a CDS encoding TspO/MBR family protein yields the protein MKPIIQFVFHLVTPLILGKTVGKLSTRSAPRQYKKLKQPPFAPPRKIFAPMWTFLYLTMGLAHALVNRKGDRKASRLFKVHLLINYTWSFLFFRLRKRQLAVVNSIMIWVTMYAVLLKFFKVSRLAGIILLSYTLWTTFAAYLTLGSWYLNRAK from the coding sequence ATGAAACCAATCATCCAGTTTGTATTTCATCTTGTCACTCCGCTCATATTAGGTAAAACGGTCGGGAAATTATCTACTAGATCGGCACCAAGACAATACAAGAAACTCAAACAGCCGCCATTTGCCCCGCCACGTAAAATTTTTGCCCCCATGTGGACTTTCCTTTATCTGACGATGGGACTGGCACACGCCCTGGTCAATAGAAAAGGGGACCGTAAGGCAAGCAGACTGTTCAAGGTTCATCTTCTGATCAACTACACTTGGTCGTTCCTGTTCTTTCGTCTCAGAAAGCGTCAACTGGCAGTGGTGAACAGTATTATGATTTGGGTTACGATGTACGCTGTATTATTGAAATTCTTCAAAGTGAGCAGACTGGCCGGCATCATTCTGCTGTCGTATACACTATGGACAACATTCGCAGCTTACCTGACACTTGGCAGCTGGTATCTAAACCGCGCAAAATAG
- a CDS encoding ferritin — protein MLSEKLKEALNDQMNNEFAAAHEYMAMGAYCESRSYDGFANFYIQQAKEERFHGMKLYNYLNDRGIHTVFKEIPAPRVNYDSILDTFKAGLDQEKKVTESFYNISDIATEEKEYATLSFIRWFLDEQVEEESTFERHIDYIERIKDDNNALFIYERELAKHSFEEE, from the coding sequence ATGTTATCGGAAAAACTTAAAGAAGCATTGAATGATCAGATGAACAATGAATTTGCAGCAGCACATGAGTATATGGCTATGGGTGCATATTGTGAGTCCAGAAGTTATGATGGCTTCGCGAACTTTTATATCCAGCAGGCCAAGGAGGAACGCTTCCACGGTATGAAACTTTATAATTATTTGAATGACCGTGGAATTCATACTGTTTTTAAAGAAATTCCAGCTCCAAGGGTTAACTATGATTCCATCCTGGATACTTTCAAAGCAGGGTTGGATCAGGAGAAAAAAGTCACGGAATCCTTCTACAACATTTCTGATATTGCGACTGAAGAGAAAGAGTATGCTACATTATCATTCATCAGATGGTTCCTGGATGAACAGGTTGAGGAAGAATCCACTTTCGAACGTCATATCGACTATATTGAACGGATTAAGGATGACAATAATGCGCTATTCATTTATGAACGAGAGCTCGCTAAGCATAGTTTTGAGGAAGAATAA
- a CDS encoding PQQ-dependent sugar dehydrogenase codes for MGKVSWSRLTFLLMLIFVLALAACGNGGTSDEESTEESDTATEETEESTEESTEESEETTEESEESEEATEESADESTDTESESAETEPKVTDFEPAFPEQTRAPEVETEAELDVEVVVEGLGVPWGMQEFDTNRLLVTQRDSAELLIVNLEDGSVSDPIEGTPEVNSEDQGGLLDVTIAPDFDESRLVFMTFAQDIEGGTVTAVGKGMLSEDETSLEDFEVIFQATPAYEGTLHYGGRIIFDDDGNLFLTTGERSDDPIRERAQDLDAYLGKVIHITPDGEPVDSNPFIEDEDALDGIYSYGHRNIQGVDFHPETGDLWIVEFGPQAGDELNIIEPGNNYGWPIVSYGIEYTGELINEGISEHEAQGFVEPRYYWDPTSAPSGMSFYDNDAIPEWENNLFIGGLAPNYIVRVVIEDDTIVGEERLLTEEGERFRDILVTEDGALIATTDGGLIYRITEAGEGSE; via the coding sequence ATGGGGAAAGTTTCATGGTCAAGATTAACGTTCCTTCTGATGCTGATCTTTGTATTGGCTTTGGCAGCATGTGGCAATGGTGGTACTTCAGACGAAGAATCAACTGAAGAATCGGATACTGCGACAGAAGAAACTGAGGAATCCACTGAGGAATCCACTGAAGAATCGGAGGAAACAACAGAAGAGAGTGAAGAATCCGAAGAAGCAACAGAAGAAAGTGCTGATGAAAGTACAGATACTGAATCTGAATCAGCAGAAACTGAACCAAAAGTTACTGATTTTGAACCAGCATTCCCAGAACAGACAAGAGCACCTGAAGTAGAGACTGAAGCAGAACTTGATGTGGAAGTTGTTGTTGAGGGCCTTGGCGTACCCTGGGGTATGCAAGAGTTTGATACGAACCGCCTGCTTGTTACACAAAGGGATTCAGCAGAACTTCTTATCGTAAACCTTGAAGATGGCTCTGTTTCCGACCCAATCGAAGGTACACCAGAAGTGAATAGCGAAGATCAGGGTGGTTTGCTTGATGTAACCATTGCACCTGATTTTGATGAATCAAGATTAGTATTCATGACATTTGCTCAGGATATCGAAGGTGGTACTGTAACTGCTGTCGGTAAAGGCATGTTGTCAGAAGATGAAACCTCACTTGAAGATTTTGAAGTGATCTTCCAGGCAACACCAGCATATGAAGGTACCTTGCACTATGGTGGACGCATTATCTTTGATGATGATGGCAACCTGTTCCTGACAACTGGTGAACGTTCAGATGATCCGATTCGCGAACGTGCACAAGACTTGGATGCCTACCTGGGTAAAGTAATCCACATTACACCAGATGGGGAACCAGTAGATTCGAATCCGTTCATCGAAGATGAAGACGCACTGGACGGTATCTACAGCTACGGTCACCGTAATATTCAAGGTGTGGACTTCCACCCTGAAACAGGAGACTTATGGATTGTTGAATTCGGTCCACAGGCCGGGGATGAACTGAATATTATTGAACCAGGTAATAACTATGGATGGCCAATCGTTTCCTATGGTATCGAGTACACTGGTGAATTGATCAATGAGGGTATTTCAGAACACGAGGCGCAAGGCTTTGTTGAACCAAGATATTATTGGGATCCGACAAGTGCACCAAGTGGTATGTCATTCTATGACAACGACGCAATTCCTGAATGGGAGAACAACTTGTTCATCGGTGGTTTAGCACCGAACTATATCGTACGTGTCGTTATTGAAGATGACACCATCGTTGGAGAAGAACGTCTATTGACTGAAGAGGGCGAACGTTTCCGTGATATTCTTGTAACTGAGGATGGCGCGCTTATTGCAACCACTGATGGTGGTCTGATCTATAGGATTACTGAAGCAGGTGAAGGCTCAGAATAA
- a CDS encoding NADPH-dependent F420 reductase, whose product MNFGIIGAGPIALGIEKRLINANHNVKVADARSVEKLHDKNVQSQKVTLQEVSKDIDILILSIPIQAIDLVKDTVKQLENHVVVVDTSNYYPMMYGNIEALDQGEVESVWVSNQLNRNIVKAFNNQLAHTLQSANQSDRIAYAVASDDQSHKQKVMDLIEELGFEAVDGGTLEESWRQQPGTPAYCTELNKEQMVQALKDADKEKSYVLKNEIMSKFTPNMTHDDIVQLNRNTFGTF is encoded by the coding sequence ATGAATTTTGGAATTATAGGGGCAGGCCCCATTGCTTTAGGAATTGAAAAACGATTAATAAATGCTAATCATAATGTAAAAGTTGCGGATGCTAGAAGTGTTGAAAAACTTCATGATAAAAATGTTCAAAGTCAGAAGGTAACACTGCAAGAAGTATCAAAGGATATTGATATCTTAATCTTATCTATTCCCATTCAAGCAATAGATTTAGTAAAAGATACTGTCAAACAATTAGAAAATCACGTTGTGGTCGTAGACACATCCAACTATTATCCGATGATGTACGGAAATATTGAAGCATTAGATCAAGGTGAAGTCGAAAGTGTTTGGGTTTCTAATCAATTAAACCGCAATATAGTGAAAGCCTTTAACAATCAACTTGCACACACACTACAATCAGCAAATCAATCAGACCGTATTGCATACGCAGTTGCGAGTGACGATCAATCTCATAAACAAAAAGTGATGGACCTGATTGAAGAACTCGGCTTTGAGGCGGTAGATGGTGGTACATTGGAGGAATCATGGAGACAACAGCCAGGTACTCCAGCATATTGTACGGAATTAAATAAAGAACAAATGGTTCAAGCATTGAAAGACGCAGATAAAGAAAAATCATATGTTCTAAAAAATGAAATCATGTCAAAGTTTACACCAAACATGACACATGATGATATTGTACAGTTAAATAGAAACACATTCGGCACTTTTTAA
- the nfsA gene encoding oxygen-insensitive NADPH nitroreductase has product MNETIELMQNHSSVRDFENKPLTERQINDIFNAANQASSFSLLQTVSIIRITDEEARDKITELCGPQQYVKDAAEFWIFCSDFNRNHIIAPNVDLTYTEFLQIGTVDIGLMAQNAMVAAESMGLGGVFIGGVRMNIEEITKVLELPKYVIPVVGLCIGHPKEETSTRKPRLPQSVVMHENKYEPFSMSDIEEYDEEMKEYYHNRPIRAPFTARVVKGWSDHIANHLERSQQPMMLSFLQNQGYAKK; this is encoded by the coding sequence ATGAATGAAACGATTGAATTAATGCAAAATCACAGTTCTGTCAGAGACTTTGAGAACAAACCGTTAACAGAAAGACAAATCAATGATATTTTCAATGCTGCCAATCAGGCTTCGTCGTTTAGTTTATTACAGACAGTATCTATTATTCGTATTACAGATGAAGAAGCCAGGGATAAAATTACAGAACTTTGTGGACCACAGCAATACGTGAAAGATGCTGCAGAGTTTTGGATTTTCTGTTCCGATTTCAATAGAAACCATATAATAGCACCGAATGTCGATTTAACATATACAGAGTTCTTACAAATCGGCACGGTGGATATTGGACTAATGGCACAAAATGCGATGGTTGCCGCAGAATCAATGGGACTCGGCGGTGTATTTATCGGCGGAGTTAGAATGAATATCGAGGAAATAACCAAGGTTTTAGAACTGCCTAAATATGTCATCCCTGTCGTTGGACTGTGCATTGGTCATCCTAAAGAAGAAACGAGCACAAGAAAACCAAGACTCCCCCAATCGGTCGTTATGCATGAAAACAAATATGAACCATTTTCAATGAGCGATATTGAGGAATACGATGAAGAGATGAAAGAATACTATCACAATAGACCCATACGTGCTCCATTCACCGCAAGAGTTGTGAAAGGGTGGAGTGATCATATAGCAAATCACTTAGAAAGAAGTCAACAACCAATGATGTTGTCGTTTTTACAAAACCAAGGATATGCAAAAAAATAG
- a CDS encoding NtaA/DmoA family FMN-dependent monooxygenase (This protein belongs to a clade of FMN-dependent monooxygenases, within a broader family of flavin-dependent oxidoreductases, the luciferase-like monooxygenase (LMM) family, some of whose members use coenzyme F420 rather than FMN.) produces MTLSNEGKKMILALQFVSGYGGEFRSWRLPGASADAYTNMDYQVSIAKKAEEGKFHMIFSADTPALTNDLSNQSPMHQMDPLVSFAAFARETNNIGLVSTVSTTHSYPYNTARTMKTLDVMSGGRIGWNAVSSSMGGVAENFGTRMLPRETRYDMAYEAIEAVQTLWGSFGEGAMVLNKKTGEYADMSKVSYANYNGEYFKTKGPLPIPASPQGQPPIFQAGGGEKGIEMAGKYASGVYANPYTIADAKMHRSALHESAERHGRSGEDIKMLAGFMFTIGDTEEEALERRRQIMDYAPEMETAQRVQYLGMMVNLRISINDININQPLPQELVRQTSPNMMDPRAERVMELIQKGLSVKDILAHGVINYHPVVAGTAVQVADFLEKWFTSGATDGFSIVPDSLHDGVEKFVEQVIPILQERGLFHKDYEGPTLRENMGVPYQYGVR; encoded by the coding sequence ATGACATTAAGTAATGAAGGTAAAAAAATGATTTTAGCATTACAATTTGTATCTGGCTACGGTGGTGAGTTTAGATCATGGCGATTACCTGGTGCATCAGCAGATGCTTACACAAATATGGATTATCAAGTAAGTATTGCGAAAAAAGCTGAAGAAGGTAAATTCCATATGATTTTTTCAGCAGACACACCTGCACTAACGAACGATTTAAGTAATCAATCACCGATGCATCAGATGGATCCACTTGTTTCTTTTGCAGCATTCGCACGAGAAACGAACAATATCGGGCTGGTTTCAACAGTATCTACGACTCATAGTTATCCATACAATACCGCACGTACGATGAAGACATTAGATGTTATGAGTGGTGGACGCATCGGCTGGAATGCGGTGTCATCCTCTATGGGTGGTGTTGCTGAAAATTTCGGTACAAGAATGTTACCTCGGGAAACACGTTACGACATGGCTTATGAAGCGATAGAAGCCGTTCAGACATTATGGGGCAGTTTTGGTGAAGGTGCCATGGTTTTAAATAAAAAAACTGGTGAATATGCCGATATGTCTAAAGTAAGCTATGCAAATTACAATGGTGAGTATTTTAAAACAAAAGGTCCATTACCAATCCCTGCTTCGCCACAAGGGCAACCGCCTATTTTTCAAGCCGGCGGCGGAGAAAAAGGAATAGAAATGGCTGGTAAATATGCCTCTGGTGTCTATGCGAACCCTTACACAATCGCAGATGCTAAAATGCACAGAAGTGCATTACATGAGAGTGCAGAACGTCATGGTCGTAGTGGAGAAGACATTAAAATGCTGGCTGGATTTATGTTTACAATTGGAGATACTGAGGAAGAAGCCTTAGAGCGTCGACGCCAAATTATGGATTATGCTCCAGAAATGGAAACGGCGCAACGTGTCCAATATTTGGGCATGATGGTGAATTTAAGAATTTCAATCAATGATATTAATATTAATCAACCATTACCACAAGAGCTTGTTCGTCAGACATCGCCGAATATGATGGACCCACGAGCAGAACGTGTAATGGAGTTAATCCAAAAAGGTCTATCCGTAAAAGATATTCTTGCACATGGCGTGATTAACTACCACCCAGTCGTTGCAGGGACAGCTGTACAAGTCGCTGACTTTTTAGAAAAATGGTTCACGAGTGGCGCAACAGACGGCTTCTCGATTGTACCTGATTCTTTACATGATGGTGTGGAGAAATTTGTTGAACAAGTTATTCCTATATTACAAGAGAGAGGTTTATTTCATAAAGATTATGAGGGTCCCACGTTAAGAGAAAATATGGGTGTGCCTTATCAATATGGTGTTAGATAA
- a CDS encoding winged helix-turn-helix transcriptional regulator, with product MTKICKDGIDRSLIKPESEAYGLMYTQDILSGKWKYIILWYLGEETKRYSEIKKFLMNISQGSLTKQLKELEEAGIILRKVYPEVPPKVEYSLTNKGKGVLPIIKTMIDFGNEYNEYK from the coding sequence TTGACGAAAATATGTAAAGATGGCATCGATCGCTCGTTGATAAAACCAGAGTCAGAAGCGTATGGACTTATGTATACGCAAGACATCTTATCTGGAAAATGGAAGTATATTATTTTGTGGTACTTAGGTGAAGAAACGAAACGATATAGTGAAATTAAGAAATTTTTAATGAATATTTCCCAGGGTTCTTTAACGAAACAGTTAAAGGAACTTGAAGAGGCGGGAATAATTTTACGAAAAGTATATCCTGAAGTACCTCCGAAAGTGGAATATTCGTTGACGAATAAAGGTAAGGGAGTACTACCGATCATAAAAACGATGATTGATTTTGGAAATGAATATAATGAGTATAAATAA
- a CDS encoding MarR family winged helix-turn-helix transcriptional regulator: MQISVDCDIRESLDKVSSKMRRDYSENLRELNLYVGQDNLLARLWAGDGITQMQLCDHLKCEPPTVTNMVKSLEQNGFILRKRDGQDGRVMRIYLTDKGKALEKPVDFKWEQQQEKLLHNISSEERLVLRDLMKRMERNLF, encoded by the coding sequence ATGCAGATCTCTGTAGATTGTGATATCCGTGAATCTTTAGATAAAGTATCATCCAAGATGCGTCGGGATTATAGTGAAAACTTAAGAGAACTTAATCTTTATGTGGGACAGGACAATTTACTTGCCCGTTTATGGGCAGGAGATGGAATCACTCAAATGCAATTATGTGATCATTTGAAGTGCGAACCGCCGACGGTCACCAATATGGTTAAATCGCTGGAACAAAACGGGTTTATACTCCGTAAGCGTGATGGACAAGATGGCAGGGTGATGCGGATATATCTGACTGACAAAGGGAAGGCATTAGAAAAACCGGTTGATTTCAAATGGGAGCAGCAACAAGAAAAACTGCTGCATAACATTTCATCGGAAGAACGTTTGGTATTAAGGGATTTGATGAAACGAATGGAGAGAAATTTGTTTTAG
- a CDS encoding MFS transporter: MKNSWKFKIYLLALISLLVGTSEFVLVGILDKVADDVGITVSAAGQLVTVFALANAIGTPLIILATSKLDQRKQLLLALVFTVVGSLMTVLLPGYILLMISRIVLALGMGVFIVTASSFATKLAPSGHQASALATVAMGFSASLVLGVPIGRFISDAYDWKVIFWAIAFMGLIAIFAIVKAIPVTEGETPIPLRKQLAILKNPKITALFLVTFFVFIGYGVFYTYVTPFINVVSPMSNTALSLALLGFGLATLVGSRLGGFMSDRLGINSTLFLGMAVNTLTLILLATIAGAHAITVLLLLIWGTAAWTSGPTLQYNLVELAPKSSVIILSLSSSFLQLGMASGAGLGGIATSQLEIQSIAWIGATAILIGMVILIMSLKLSLFTRSKSVSQ; this comes from the coding sequence ATGAAAAACTCTTGGAAATTTAAAATATACTTACTCGCGCTAATCAGTCTGCTTGTGGGAACATCAGAATTTGTTCTTGTAGGTATTCTGGATAAGGTGGCTGATGATGTAGGGATTACCGTATCTGCTGCCGGGCAACTCGTTACTGTGTTTGCGCTTGCTAATGCAATAGGAACACCATTGATTATTTTAGCTACCTCAAAGCTAGACCAACGAAAACAACTTCTACTCGCTCTGGTCTTCACTGTAGTAGGCAGTTTAATGACCGTATTGCTTCCCGGATATATTCTATTAATGATTTCGCGAATTGTGCTTGCACTAGGAATGGGTGTCTTTATTGTGACTGCTTCGTCCTTCGCCACAAAATTAGCGCCATCTGGCCATCAAGCTAGTGCATTGGCTACAGTGGCAATGGGCTTTAGTGCCTCATTAGTGTTAGGAGTACCTATTGGTCGATTTATTTCTGATGCTTATGATTGGAAGGTTATATTTTGGGCTATTGCATTCATGGGCTTAATCGCGATTTTTGCTATTGTAAAAGCCATTCCCGTAACCGAAGGAGAGACCCCGATACCACTAAGAAAACAACTGGCCATTTTGAAAAACCCTAAAATTACGGCTCTTTTTCTTGTGACATTCTTTGTATTTATTGGATATGGTGTATTCTACACGTATGTTACACCGTTTATTAATGTAGTTTCACCTATGAGTAATACAGCATTAAGTCTAGCTCTCTTAGGTTTTGGTCTAGCAACTTTAGTTGGATCGAGACTAGGCGGATTTATGTCAGATCGTTTGGGGATTAATTCAACGTTATTTTTGGGCATGGCAGTCAACACTCTTACATTGATACTGCTTGCTACTATAGCTGGTGCTCATGCTATTACTGTCTTATTACTTCTGATTTGGGGCACGGCGGCTTGGACTTCAGGGCCAACATTACAATACAATCTTGTAGAACTCGCACCTAAGTCTTCTGTCATCATTTTAAGCTTGTCCAGCTCATTTTTACAATTAGGAATGGCTAGTGGAGCGGGGTTAGGTGGGATTGCAACCAGTCAATTAGAAATTCAATCCATTGCTTGGATAGGAGCTACAGCTATTTTAATAGGAATGGTTATTTTAATAATGTCTTTAAAATTATCGCTATTTACTAGAAGTAAATCGGTCAGTCAATAG
- a CDS encoding DegV family protein, translated as MTKIIFSTESGADIPTDLAQVYNFQIVPMHVIMEGTDYLDGFLPVEKIYDYYRRTKKIPSTTSTNTYEYTDFFAGIKRDIPDCVIIHIGYTSRASSSFQNAVLAVEDFDDIFLIDALNVSGGLAAVVLHAGRLLKDKPEIEPEELIAEIEAAVPKSRLSFIPGSLDFLRAGGRVSNAAYISGSLLKIKPMIELIDGKLVSTKKYRGHINRVSVRLFQDYLKQYDIERDYLYFLYTLGLDENIQHRITKMAEENGFRNIRWIEAGAVISTHAGPGAFGIAGLEK; from the coding sequence ATGACAAAGATCATTTTTTCAACCGAAAGTGGAGCAGATATACCGACGGATTTAGCACAAGTCTACAATTTCCAAATCGTCCCGATGCACGTCATCATGGAAGGGACCGATTATTTGGATGGATTCCTCCCTGTTGAAAAAATCTATGATTACTACAGACGGACGAAAAAGATCCCATCGACCACTTCCACGAATACCTATGAATACACGGATTTTTTCGCTGGAATCAAAAGGGATATTCCAGATTGCGTCATTATTCATATCGGCTACACATCAAGGGCTTCATCGTCTTTCCAGAACGCAGTGTTGGCTGTTGAAGATTTTGATGATATTTTCTTGATTGATGCCCTGAATGTATCAGGCGGGCTCGCGGCTGTCGTGCTGCATGCCGGGCGCCTGCTAAAAGATAAACCGGAAATCGAACCTGAAGAACTGATTGCGGAAATTGAAGCAGCGGTGCCAAAATCGCGCCTGTCGTTCATTCCGGGCAGCCTGGACTTCCTGCGCGCTGGCGGCCGGGTTTCGAATGCCGCTTATATCAGCGGATCACTGCTGAAAATCAAACCGATGATTGAACTGATTGACGGGAAACTGGTATCCACCAAAAAGTACCGGGGACACATAAACAGGGTATCTGTAAGGCTATTCCAAGACTATTTAAAACAGTATGATATTGAACGGGACTATCTCTATTTTCTTTATACCCTCGGACTTGATGAAAACATTCAACACCGAATCACTAAAATGGCTGAAGAAAACGGATTCCGGAATATCAGGTGGATTGAGGCTGGAGCCGTCATTTCTACACACGCCGGTCCCGGCGCTTTCGGAATTGCCGGTTTAGAGAAGTGA